A part of Emcibacter nanhaiensis genomic DNA contains:
- a CDS encoding GntR family transcriptional regulator, translating into MSSNLFQTSGKTSRVEKIAFEIVRGIHEGRLVPGQRLVEAVLTAELDTSRGPLREALRLLSAAGLVDLVPNRGAMIRKMSKEEILHRLQLVDVMGAIALRDYVPSSVEKNRLKPLIEETAGSGEAVLQPIMNFYGQIARSNDNTTLAEMLARLNICHFSRHILQVLKIDPAEFWEDFRAAAHAILEGNHDDALQKHSTWVNKVITCAA; encoded by the coding sequence GTGTCAAGTAACCTGTTCCAAACTTCGGGGAAAACCTCCCGGGTAGAAAAAATCGCATTTGAAATCGTACGCGGCATTCACGAAGGCCGGCTGGTTCCTGGCCAGCGGCTGGTGGAAGCCGTGCTGACTGCGGAACTCGATACCAGTCGCGGCCCGCTCAGGGAAGCCCTGCGTCTGCTGTCCGCAGCCGGTCTGGTTGACCTGGTCCCGAACCGGGGCGCCATGATCCGTAAAATGAGCAAGGAGGAAATTCTCCACCGCCTGCAGCTTGTGGACGTCATGGGGGCGATTGCCTTGCGCGACTATGTGCCTTCTTCAGTGGAGAAAAACCGGCTTAAACCCCTTATTGAAGAAACTGCCGGCAGCGGGGAAGCCGTCCTCCAGCCGATCATGAATTTTTACGGTCAGATTGCCAGGAGCAACGATAACACTACGCTTGCCGAAATGCTGGCGCGCCTGAACATCTGCCATTTCTCCCGCCATATTCTGCAGGTCCTTAAAATAGACCCTGCCGAATTCTGGGAAGATTTCCGGGCAGCGGCGCACGCCATTCTGGAGGGTAATCACGACGACGCCCTGCAGAAACATTCAACCTGGGTCAATAAAGTGATTACCTGCGCTGCCTAG
- a CDS encoding undecaprenyl-diphosphate phosphatase, which produces MSLLQIFVLAIVQGITEFLPISSSGHLILVPQLTDWPDQGLMMDVGVHVGTLAAVMLYFRKDVAALFHAFWQMLTLSKSHRPHERKLFLALILATIPVVVFGGLVAMFDLNEAWRTAEVIGWTSIIFGILLYVLDMRSPVTKTILELRYGHALIMGLAQVLALVPGTSRSGITMTAARGLGFSRTEAARFSMLMSIPTILAAGTLEGLKLAESGDFVLGQDILLGAALSFAAALLAIAALMKWLQSASMTPFVIYRVLLGIGLLVWAYS; this is translated from the coding sequence GTGTCACTTCTTCAGATTTTCGTCCTTGCCATTGTCCAGGGCATTACAGAATTCCTTCCCATCAGTTCCTCCGGGCACCTGATTCTGGTGCCGCAACTGACGGACTGGCCGGACCAGGGCCTGATGATGGATGTGGGCGTGCATGTGGGCACCCTGGCGGCCGTCATGCTCTATTTCCGCAAGGATGTAGCCGCCCTGTTCCATGCCTTCTGGCAGATGCTGACCCTGAGCAAGAGCCACCGCCCCCACGAACGCAAACTGTTCCTGGCCCTGATCCTGGCCACCATCCCCGTGGTGGTCTTCGGCGGGCTGGTTGCCATGTTCGACCTCAATGAGGCCTGGCGCACCGCCGAAGTGATCGGCTGGACCAGTATCATTTTCGGTATTCTGCTCTATGTGCTGGACATGCGCTCCCCGGTGACGAAGACCATCCTGGAATTGCGCTATGGCCATGCCCTGATCATGGGCCTGGCCCAGGTGCTGGCGCTGGTTCCCGGCACCAGCCGCTCCGGCATCACCATGACCGCGGCCCGGGGCCTTGGCTTCAGCCGCACCGAAGCGGCCCGTTTTTCCATGCTGATGTCCATCCCCACCATCCTGGCCGCCGGCACGCTGGAGGGACTGAAACTGGCGGAAAGCGGCGACTTCGTCCTCGGCCAGGATATTTTACTCGGCGCGGCCCTGTCTTTCGCCGCCGCGCTGCTGGCCATCGCCGCCCTGATGAAATGGCTGCAGAGCGCCAGCATGACCCCCTTTGTCATTTACCGGGTGTTGCTGGGCATCGGCCTGCTGGTCTGGGCCTACAGCTAG
- a CDS encoding dipeptidase, producing MHKLSRRSFGTLAAGGLIASALPAVAGADKTPAPLIIDGLGGFGDPNRYKEGDPFASRKLVLSDRGIRDALASGLTAMNLTLGYVAGKDDPFEQSVREIGKWNAAIRAASDRLLKVYDISDIARARQTGRLGVIFGFQNAVQIGEDPERVDIFANLGMRIIQLTYNDRNQIGCGSVVTEDTGLTDLGRQIVERLNQCRVLVDASHGGPQTILDAIDQSSAPMAITHTGCRALADLPRNVSDETLKKLADRGGVAGIYFMPFLNKGPQPYAEAVVRHIEHAVNVAGEDHVGIGTDNPVTAIDDMPAYRAFIRKEVAQRAKAGVSAPGEQGDIVPMIPDLQGIDKYRKLMRLLDQRGFSSGQIEKIMGLNFHRLMKEVWA from the coding sequence ATGCATAAACTCTCACGCAGATCCTTCGGCACACTGGCGGCAGGCGGACTTATCGCTTCTGCACTTCCCGCGGTTGCGGGTGCCGATAAAACCCCTGCGCCACTGATCATTGACGGCCTCGGCGGCTTTGGCGACCCTAACAGGTACAAGGAAGGGGATCCCTTTGCCTCCCGCAAGCTGGTCTTGTCCGATCGCGGCATCCGGGACGCCCTTGCGTCCGGCCTGACTGCGATGAACCTGACCTTGGGCTATGTCGCCGGCAAGGATGATCCGTTTGAGCAAAGCGTGCGGGAAATCGGCAAATGGAACGCCGCAATCCGCGCGGCCAGTGACCGGCTGCTCAAGGTCTACGACATTTCCGATATCGCCCGGGCCCGGCAAACCGGGCGCCTGGGCGTGATCTTCGGGTTTCAGAATGCCGTCCAGATCGGGGAAGATCCGGAGCGTGTCGACATCTTCGCCAATCTCGGGATGCGCATCATCCAGTTGACCTACAACGACCGCAACCAGATCGGCTGCGGATCGGTAGTCACTGAAGATACGGGGCTGACCGACCTGGGGCGGCAAATCGTGGAACGCCTGAACCAGTGCCGTGTCCTGGTGGACGCGAGTCATGGAGGTCCGCAAACCATCCTTGATGCCATTGACCAGTCCAGCGCGCCAATGGCCATCACGCATACCGGATGTCGGGCGCTGGCCGACCTCCCGCGCAATGTCAGCGACGAAACCCTGAAAAAACTCGCCGACAGGGGCGGTGTCGCCGGCATCTATTTCATGCCGTTCCTGAACAAGGGGCCCCAGCCCTACGCCGAAGCTGTCGTCCGGCATATCGAACATGCCGTCAATGTGGCCGGCGAAGACCATGTCGGCATCGGCACCGACAACCCCGTCACCGCCATCGATGACATGCCGGCCTACCGGGCATTCATCCGCAAAGAGGTTGCGCAACGCGCCAAGGCCGGGGTTTCGGCCCCGGGAGAACAGGGCGATATCGTTCCGATGATCCCCGACCTGCAGGGTATCGACAAATACCGCAAACTGATGCGGCTTTTGGACCAGCGGGGGTTTTCGTCCGGCCAGATCGAAAAGATCATGGGTCTCAATTTCCATCGCTTGATGAAGGAGGTGTGGGCGTGA
- a CDS encoding amidohydrolase family protein, translating into MRLAGLLLSFLLLAQSAPAQTLLLRDAILIDGTGAPARHIENMLIENGRITGFFDVILEEVPFDREIDLKGAWIIPGLIDAHVHLSGFDGDRREMQDRLERALRGGVTAVRDMAGDARVLKDTVDGLRQGDYLGPEIVYSGLVGGPDMFDDPRVLEASQGYEAGTAPWLRAYHAGDDADRIMEEIKHTGARAVKLYGNLNPEAVRILIPAARRAGLMTWAHATTFPARPSDLVEAGVDVLSHSAYFVWQAVLDVPDDYNARKNGPYSEYDPDSENYRMLVARMAQDKVLLDATLFVYYAYEKESGSLPAVGSTDTAFGWAAAFTALAHEAGVRIATGTDALLSEKKQEQDALPYLHSELELLVRHAGLTPLEALVAATRNSAEAAGLLEEHGTLEAGKIADLVVLNADPLRDIRATRDIRLVIRAGQVVEPDE; encoded by the coding sequence GTGAGACTGGCAGGTCTGCTACTCTCCTTTTTGCTGCTGGCGCAGTCCGCCCCGGCGCAGACGCTCCTGCTCCGGGATGCCATACTCATTGACGGCACCGGCGCTCCGGCGCGGCATATTGAAAATATGTTGATAGAAAACGGAAGGATCACAGGTTTCTTTGATGTCATTCTTGAAGAGGTCCCCTTTGACAGGGAGATCGACCTAAAGGGCGCCTGGATTATCCCGGGACTGATCGACGCCCATGTGCATCTGTCCGGTTTTGACGGCGACCGGCGCGAGATGCAGGACCGGCTGGAGCGGGCGCTGCGGGGCGGCGTTACCGCCGTGCGGGACATGGCCGGCGACGCCCGGGTCCTGAAGGATACCGTCGACGGCCTCCGTCAGGGCGACTATCTGGGCCCGGAAATTGTCTATAGCGGCCTGGTCGGCGGCCCGGACATGTTTGACGACCCGCGGGTGCTGGAGGCCTCCCAGGGCTATGAAGCGGGCACGGCGCCCTGGCTCAGGGCCTATCATGCCGGCGATGACGCCGACCGGATCATGGAGGAGATTAAACATACCGGCGCCCGGGCCGTGAAACTCTACGGCAACCTCAACCCGGAGGCGGTCAGAATACTGATCCCCGCCGCCCGCCGGGCCGGGCTTATGACCTGGGCCCACGCCACCACCTTCCCGGCCCGCCCCTCCGACCTGGTGGAGGCCGGTGTCGATGTGTTATCCCACAGCGCCTATTTTGTATGGCAGGCAGTGCTGGACGTCCCCGATGACTATAATGCCCGCAAAAACGGCCCCTACAGCGAGTACGACCCCGATAGCGAGAACTATCGCATGCTGGTGGCGCGCATGGCCCAGGACAAGGTGCTGCTGGATGCCACCCTGTTCGTTTATTATGCCTATGAGAAAGAAAGCGGCAGCTTGCCGGCAGTCGGCAGCACCGACACTGCCTTTGGCTGGGCCGCCGCCTTTACCGCCCTTGCCCATGAGGCCGGGGTCAGGATCGCTACCGGGACCGACGCCCTGCTGTCGGAAAAAAAGCAGGAGCAGGACGCCCTGCCCTATCTCCATAGCGAACTCGAGCTGCTGGTCCGCCATGCCGGCCTGACGCCGCTGGAGGCGCTGGTCGCCGCCACCCGTAACAGCGCCGAGGCCGCGGGCCTGCTCGAGGAGCACGGCACCCTGGAAGCGGGCAAGATCGCCGACCTGGTAGTGCTCAATGCCGATCCGCTCAGGGATATCCGCGCCACCCGCGACATCCGCCTGGTGATCCGGGCCGGGCAGGTTGTTGAACCTGATGAATAA
- a CDS encoding class III extradiol dioxygenase family protein produces the protein MAKIVGGITTSHIPAIGKAIAEKDFESHYWKAFFDSYPPVREWLDEVKPDVAVVIYNDHGLNFFLNAMPTFAIGAAQEYRNEDEGWGIPEIPPFPGDPKLSWHIIESLMAEEFDLTTCQEMKVDHGFTVPMQLMWPERRSPEVRTIPVCVNTVQHPVPSPKRCYDMGKAMGRAIRSYGEDVKVVIIGTGGLSHQLEGERAGFLNQEFDEYCMEKIVEDPVALLDYSIPDLVRLAGSQGVELVLWLMMRGALSDKVNLLHKKYTIPISNTAAGLLLLENLD, from the coding sequence ATGGCCAAGATTGTCGGTGGCATCACCACCTCCCACATTCCCGCGATTGGCAAGGCCATCGCCGAGAAGGATTTCGAAAGCCACTACTGGAAAGCCTTCTTCGACAGTTATCCGCCGGTGCGCGAGTGGCTGGACGAGGTCAAGCCCGATGTAGCGGTAGTGATCTATAACGACCACGGACTCAATTTCTTCCTCAATGCCATGCCGACCTTCGCCATCGGCGCGGCGCAGGAATACCGTAACGAGGACGAGGGCTGGGGTATTCCGGAAATTCCGCCGTTCCCGGGCGACCCGAAACTGTCCTGGCATATCATTGAATCGCTGATGGCCGAGGAATTCGACCTCACCACCTGTCAGGAAATGAAGGTGGACCACGGCTTCACTGTGCCGATGCAGCTGATGTGGCCGGAGCGCCGGAGCCCGGAAGTGCGCACCATCCCGGTCTGCGTCAACACGGTGCAGCATCCGGTGCCGAGCCCGAAACGCTGTTATGACATGGGCAAGGCCATGGGCCGGGCGATCCGCTCCTATGGCGAGGACGTCAAAGTGGTGATCATCGGCACCGGCGGCCTCAGCCACCAGCTGGAAGGCGAACGGGCCGGTTTCCTCAATCAGGAATTCGACGAATATTGCATGGAGAAAATCGTCGAGGATCCCGTTGCCCTGCTCGACTACAGCATTCCCGACCTGGTGCGCCTGGCCGGTTCCCAGGGGGTTGAGCTGGTGCTGTGGCTGATGATGCGCGGCGCACTGAGCGACAAGGTCAATCTGCTGCACAAGAAATATACCATCCCGATTTCCAACACCGCGGCTGGACTGCTGCTGCTGGAAAATCTGGACTGA
- a CDS encoding protocatechuate 4,5-dioxygenase subunit alpha, with the protein MGRDYDPIPGTTLFDGEEAMKGYALNKMCFSFNEKKNREEFLADEEAYCDKYGLNEQQKAAIKSRQVLDLLEAGGNAYYLAKFAGIFGLNMQDIGAQQRGVSREEFDRILGEYGKD; encoded by the coding sequence ATGGGACGCGACTACGACCCGATCCCGGGAACAACCCTGTTTGACGGGGAAGAAGCCATGAAGGGCTATGCCCTCAACAAAATGTGCTTTTCCTTTAACGAGAAAAAGAACCGCGAGGAGTTCCTTGCCGACGAGGAGGCCTATTGCGACAAATACGGCCTCAACGAGCAACAGAAAGCCGCGATCAAGAGCCGCCAGGTGCTGGACCTGCTGGAGGCCGGCGGCAATGCCTATTACCTGGCCAAGTTCGCCGGCATTTTCGGCCTCAACATGCAGGACATCGGCGCCCAGCAGCGCGGTGTCAGTCGCGAGGAATTTGACAGAATCCTCGGTGAATACGGAAAGGACTGA
- a CDS encoding cobalamin-independent methionine synthase II family protein, translating to MAYIRTSHVGSLPRGEELTPLLIARDNGKPYDAKEFDEKVSAAVDHVVQKQVECGVDIVSDGEMGKIGYSTYMIERLSGFGGHVDRKPAADLAEHPGLAKKLSAIMGSQEFVRASCVGKVELVTLDPLWEDINRFKAALDKHAGPKTEAFMNAASPGLITAFQVNQFYPSHEAYLADLADAMREEYETIVNEGFYLQLDCPDLAMSRHTGYQDLSEEEFLKVAAANVEALNAATANIPPEKLRMHICWGNYEGPHDHDIALEKIIDIILGARPSTLLFEAANPRHEHEWKVWAEAKLPEDKILAPGTIDTCSNYVEHPELIAQRIEHFAGIVGPERVIASTDCGFGTFAGYGKIDPDVTWKKLRALRQGADIAGGRL from the coding sequence ATGGCCTATATTCGCACTTCACATGTCGGCAGCCTGCCCCGCGGCGAGGAACTGACCCCGCTGCTGATCGCCCGCGACAACGGCAAACCCTATGACGCCAAAGAATTCGACGAAAAGGTCTCGGCCGCGGTTGACCATGTAGTGCAGAAACAGGTGGAATGCGGCGTCGACATCGTCAGCGACGGCGAAATGGGCAAGATCGGTTATTCCACCTATATGATCGAGCGCCTGTCCGGCTTCGGCGGCCATGTGGACCGCAAACCGGCCGCCGATCTCGCCGAACATCCGGGCCTCGCCAAAAAACTGTCCGCCATCATGGGCAGCCAGGAATTTGTCCGCGCCTCCTGCGTCGGCAAGGTGGAACTGGTGACGCTGGATCCGCTGTGGGAAGACATCAACCGCTTCAAGGCGGCGCTCGACAAGCACGCCGGGCCCAAGACCGAGGCCTTCATGAACGCCGCCTCCCCGGGCCTGATCACCGCCTTCCAGGTCAACCAGTTTTATCCGAGCCACGAGGCTTACCTCGCCGATCTCGCCGACGCCATGCGCGAGGAATATGAAACCATCGTCAATGAGGGCTTCTACCTGCAGCTCGACTGCCCGGACCTGGCCATGTCGCGCCATACCGGCTACCAGGACCTCTCCGAAGAGGAATTCCTCAAGGTCGCGGCGGCCAATGTGGAGGCGCTCAACGCCGCCACCGCCAATATCCCGCCGGAAAAGCTGCGCATGCATATCTGCTGGGGCAACTATGAGGGCCCGCACGACCATGACATCGCGCTCGAGAAAATCATCGACATTATCCTGGGGGCCCGCCCCTCGACCCTGCTGTTCGAGGCCGCCAACCCGCGCCACGAGCATGAATGGAAAGTCTGGGCCGAGGCCAAACTGCCCGAGGACAAGATCCTCGCCCCCGGCACCATCGATACCTGCTCCAACTATGTGGAGCATCCGGAGCTGATCGCGCAACGGATCGAGCATTTCGCCGGCATCGTCGGCCCGGAACGGGTCATCGCCTCCACCGACTGCGGCTTCGGCACCTTCGCCGGTTACGGCAAGATCGACCCGGACGTGACCTGGAAGAAGCTCCGTGCGCTGCGCCAGGGTGCGGATATCGCGGGGGGACGGTTGTAA
- a CDS encoding DUF4238 domain-containing protein, which yields MAKQTEILPTVTIGLDYMAGKKQHYIPQALLRNFGIENARKKKVQVVVYSLERGCFTTSTEGIAAERFFYSRPAERNISDGTLDDKITRYESELASKINSLLTRKPGEDISPNDAAEVVTHLAFRQKHTRETLTSAFEQLVDKSSMVLSDFDQTKQFLGLNEEAPKGALEKILLEFYEENKFLLTLKGFINKESFLNYAFEFSKFNFKTSFDQNAVFFQNVFQQLTEKSKETAYQGHTTALGKTLVPKQRVNFLKSLRWQTISGLSQGLILPDCVSVSYSSKTGYIPLMFAGQKIEKIFLPLSKDCLLIGGRKKIEINVEQLNANFAACSYDFFVASEQNKKFQKLMPKIRTIPQNQIRQMVRGALDNSN from the coding sequence TTGGCAAAACAGACCGAAATCCTCCCCACTGTGACGATTGGGCTTGATTATATGGCAGGTAAAAAACAGCACTATATACCGCAAGCACTTCTAAGAAATTTTGGTATTGAGAATGCGCGTAAGAAAAAGGTTCAAGTGGTCGTCTATTCACTTGAACGAGGGTGTTTTACGACTTCAACTGAGGGGATCGCCGCGGAAAGGTTTTTTTATTCTAGGCCAGCAGAAAGAAATATAAGTGATGGAACATTAGATGATAAAATAACGAGATACGAGAGTGAACTTGCATCAAAAATTAATAGTCTTCTTACAAGAAAACCTGGTGAAGATATTTCACCAAATGATGCTGCAGAAGTTGTAACACATCTTGCTTTTAGACAAAAACACACGCGTGAAACTCTTACTTCTGCATTTGAGCAATTGGTGGACAAGAGTTCTATGGTTTTATCGGATTTCGATCAAACTAAACAATTCCTTGGATTGAATGAAGAAGCTCCTAAAGGAGCATTGGAAAAGATCTTGCTTGAATTTTATGAGGAAAATAAATTTTTACTGACTCTAAAGGGCTTTATCAATAAAGAAAGTTTTTTGAATTATGCATTTGAATTTTCCAAATTTAACTTCAAGACAAGTTTTGATCAAAACGCTGTGTTCTTTCAAAATGTATTTCAACAGTTGACAGAAAAATCTAAAGAAACTGCATACCAAGGTCACACCACTGCTCTTGGGAAAACGCTAGTTCCAAAGCAACGAGTAAACTTTTTAAAATCATTAAGATGGCAAACTATTTCAGGTCTTTCACAGGGCTTAATATTACCTGATTGTGTATCTGTTTCTTATTCCTCTAAGACTGGATATATCCCGTTGATGTTTGCGGGCCAAAAAATTGAGAAAATTTTTCTACCCCTTTCTAAGGATTGCCTTTTAATCGGCGGCAGAAAAAAAATCGAAATTAACGTTGAGCAATTAAATGCAAATTTTGCTGCATGCAGTTATGATTTTTTTGTCGCATCTGAGCAAAATAAAAAGTTTCAGAAATTGATGCCGAAAATTAGAACAATACCTCAAAACCAGATAAGACAAATGGTTAGAGGAGCACTAGATAATTCGAATTAA
- a CDS encoding DUF4136 domain-containing protein, with amino-acid sequence MKHAARLFILIIGVATLAGCAGGYKSDVTRFHTLPRPMGESIEVMATQAQLQASLEFGQYAEMIGARLGTVGYTPPVQGQASPLIAYINYGMQPVAGVQVEQGSSASIGMGTGSRHTSFGLGFSFPIGESKPRQDYVYILTLDIVRRADNVRLYEGRSTIRATGKAMNEMMPLLVDALFADFPGQSGTATRVKVGN; translated from the coding sequence ATGAAACATGCTGCACGACTGTTTATCCTGATCATTGGCGTTGCCACGCTGGCCGGCTGTGCCGGCGGCTACAAAAGCGACGTCACCCGCTTTCACACCCTGCCGCGCCCCATGGGCGAGAGCATCGAGGTGATGGCGACCCAGGCCCAGCTTCAGGCGTCGCTGGAATTCGGCCAGTATGCGGAAATGATCGGCGCCCGGCTCGGCACCGTCGGCTACACCCCGCCGGTCCAGGGCCAGGCCAGCCCGCTGATCGCCTATATCAATTACGGCATGCAGCCGGTCGCGGGCGTGCAGGTTGAGCAGGGTTCCTCCGCCTCCATCGGCATGGGCACCGGCAGCCGCCACACCAGCTTCGGGCTCGGTTTCTCTTTCCCCATCGGCGAGAGCAAGCCGCGCCAGGATTATGTCTATATCCTGACCCTGGATATCGTGCGCCGGGCCGACAATGTGCGGCTCTATGAGGGCCGCAGCACCATCCGCGCCACCGGCAAGGCCATGAACGAGATGATGCCGCTGCTGGTCGATGCGCTGTTTGCCGACTTCCCGGGCCAGAGCGGCACCGCGACCCGGGTCAAGGTCGGCAACTAG
- a CDS encoding DUF4136 domain-containing protein — MFPRPARFLVLLFPLLLALLFSGCASTVSPRVSRFHQLPPAANQTITVEPRDPALANSLEFSNYADMIGQKLTETGYLPPATSKSDLRAWVHYSVRHLSKIEEEVKPVSGHVTVGGGNRGTYTDVGINVNLGDRKRTETDSVFSLRLEIERTSDGLRLYEGTSSLRAKNKTLNQVMPWLVDALFTDFPGQSGSSGKVRVEK, encoded by the coding sequence ATGTTTCCCAGGCCTGCCCGTTTTCTAGTCTTGCTGTTTCCCCTGTTGCTGGCCCTGTTGTTCTCTGGCTGCGCCAGCACGGTCAGCCCGCGGGTCAGCCGTTTTCACCAGCTGCCGCCGGCCGCGAACCAGACCATCACCGTCGAACCCCGCGATCCGGCGCTCGCCAACAGCCTGGAATTCAGCAATTATGCCGACATGATCGGCCAGAAGCTCACCGAAACCGGCTATCTGCCGCCCGCCACCAGCAAAAGCGACCTCAGGGCCTGGGTCCATTACAGCGTCCGGCACCTGAGCAAAATCGAGGAAGAGGTCAAGCCGGTCAGCGGCCATGTCACCGTCGGCGGCGGCAACCGCGGCACCTATACCGACGTGGGCATCAATGTGAACCTGGGCGACCGCAAGAGAACCGAGACCGACAGCGTGTTCAGCCTGCGCCTGGAGATCGAACGGACCAGCGACGGCCTGCGCCTCTATGAAGGCACCTCGAGCCTGCGCGCCAAAAACAAGACCCTGAACCAGGTCATGCCCTGGCTGGTCGACGCCCTGTTCACCGACTTCCCGGGCCAGAGCGGCAGCAGCGGCAAGGTCAGGGTGGAAAAGTAG
- a CDS encoding glyoxalase superfamily protein, translating to MSVHNEMETMMNIPSTDALKKQASRLRDHLAGKNIDISHADALEAVAKQYGCRNWNVLNAMAKREKPKDWPKIGDKVQGNYLGNPFSGQIIKQNICELPNARTYAVRFDEPVDVVKSEHFSSLRQQVNMTLNKDGHSIDHKGRPDQIAEIFG from the coding sequence ATGAGTGTCCATAACGAAATGGAGACCATGATGAATATCCCTTCTACGGACGCCCTGAAAAAGCAGGCGTCCCGCCTTCGCGACCATCTGGCCGGAAAGAACATCGACATCAGCCATGCCGACGCGCTGGAGGCTGTGGCCAAGCAATATGGCTGCCGCAACTGGAATGTGCTCAACGCCATGGCCAAACGGGAAAAACCCAAAGACTGGCCGAAAATCGGCGACAAGGTCCAGGGCAACTATCTCGGCAATCCGTTCAGCGGCCAGATCATCAAGCAGAATATCTGCGAGCTGCCCAATGCCCGCACCTATGCCGTCCGCTTTGACGAGCCGGTGGATGTGGTCAAGTCGGAGCATTTCTCAAGCCTGCGCCAGCAGGTCAATATGACCCTGAACAAGGACGGCCACAGCATCGACCACAAGGGCCGGCCCGACCAGATCGCGGAAATTTTCGGCTAG
- a CDS encoding methyltransferase, whose protein sequence is MEQGMNPADMVLQMASGLWMSRAVWAVAHFRIADHVEEDGITVEELAEQTGLQPDRLLRLMRIVTAFGIFRALADGSFAATPASAVLRSDSPHSLRAFIDSVFGGEHYEAFGRIGSALSSPATGFEAHFDMPCFEFYTQNPDRGALFAQAMSDFTGPIDETIAAFDFPPFKLAVDIGGSMGTLLSKILPRYPDASGIVFDLPDVAGRARAALADTPRLEAVGGNFFDEVPGDGDLYFLKFILHDWTDAQSVAILKNIRAAMKPDSALYIMEMVLPDDLSPHAGWLLDYNMMAMTGGRERTRSEYESLLAESGFRLDSATPAPPNMTILGAVPA, encoded by the coding sequence ATGGAACAGGGAATGAATCCGGCTGATATGGTCCTGCAGATGGCGTCCGGGCTGTGGATGTCGCGCGCGGTCTGGGCCGTCGCTCATTTCAGGATCGCCGATCATGTGGAAGAGGACGGAATCACGGTAGAGGAGCTGGCGGAACAGACCGGCCTGCAGCCGGACCGCCTGCTCCGGCTGATGCGGATCGTGACGGCATTCGGCATCTTCCGGGCGTTGGCGGACGGCAGCTTTGCCGCCACCCCGGCGAGTGCGGTGCTGCGCTCTGACAGCCCGCACAGCCTGCGCGCCTTCATCGACTCGGTGTTCGGCGGAGAACATTATGAGGCGTTCGGCCGGATCGGGTCAGCATTGTCCTCGCCCGCCACCGGGTTCGAAGCGCATTTCGACATGCCGTGCTTTGAGTTTTACACCCAGAACCCGGACCGGGGCGCCTTGTTTGCCCAGGCCATGAGCGACTTTACCGGGCCGATCGATGAGACCATCGCCGCCTTTGATTTCCCGCCCTTCAAACTGGCGGTGGATATCGGCGGCAGCATGGGCACGCTGTTGTCAAAAATCCTGCCCCGCTATCCCGACGCCAGCGGCATTGTCTTTGACCTGCCCGATGTGGCGGGCCGGGCCCGGGCGGCGCTTGCGGACACCCCGCGCCTTGAGGCGGTGGGCGGCAACTTTTTCGATGAGGTGCCCGGGGACGGCGATCTTTATTTCCTCAAGTTCATCCTGCATGACTGGACCGACGCCCAGTCCGTGGCCATCCTGAAAAATATCCGTGCGGCGATGAAGCCGGACAGCGCCCTGTATATCATGGAGATGGTGCTGCCCGATGACCTCTCGCCCCATGCCGGCTGGCTGCTGGACTATAACATGATGGCCATGACCGGCGGCCGGGAACGCACCCGCAGCGAATATGAAAGCCTGCTGGCAGAAAGCGGCTTCCGGCTCGACAGCGCCACCCCGGCGCCGCCGAACATGACCATCCTCGGCGCCGTCCCGGCATAA